In a genomic window of Oncorhynchus keta strain PuntledgeMale-10-30-2019 chromosome 28, Oket_V2, whole genome shotgun sequence:
- the LOC118361467 gene encoding dnaJ homolog subfamily C member 13-like isoform X1: protein MNVIKDNKDLACFYTTKHSWRGKYKRVFSVGTHGITTYNPATLEVTNQWPYGDVCGITPVGKGQGTEFNLTFRKGSGKKSETLKFSTEHRTELLTEALRFRTDFSEGKITGRRYNCYKHHWSDTRKSVSLEVTPGGIDQIDPQTNRVVCSYDYRSLECFAELNDYQGGFCILYGGFSRLHLFASEHRDEILKSAIEHAANFIGITLRLRKDPLTFEDFVTDRLGKYGSDECITSLAEFVVQKVSPRHSEPIKRILCLTETCLVERDPASYNIVTIKPFGEVFALICDAENPQVFTIEFIRGQIRKYCSTDRDSLMASLLDGVRASGNRDVCVKMAPTQRGQRWGLMSMPVDEEVESLHLKFLAAPPNGSFADAVFRFNANVSYSGVLHAVTQDGLFSENKEKLISNAILALLSQECELPGLNAELESHFHAIRRLVASKAGFQAFTQLPKSGQGSGFTDGTFREKLGVKTVKALKRNNNGVTHAAIDMLCALMCPMHDDYDLRQEQLNKASLMSSKKFLENLLEKFVSNVEHGTGALVISSLLDFLTFALCAPYSETSEGQQFDMLLEMVASNGRSLFKIFQHPSMAIVKGAGLVMKAIIEEGDKEIATKMQELALSEGALPRHLHTSMFTVSSDQRMLTNRQLSRHLVGLWTAENPIAMNLLKRILPTGLLAYLDSLDPVPEKDVDRMHIRDNVKIATDQFGRQKVPDWQRVAGKAAKEVEKFAKEKADIVLMHWRDKMGIAQKEQDRNNLNPNQKPVILRKRRQRIKIEANWELFYYRFQLDHARPNLIWNLKTREELRDALEGEMRAFGVDRELGNTSVISWNHQEFEVKYECLSDEIKIGDYYLRLLLEEDQTDESGSIKRSYEFFNELYHRFLLTPKVTMKCLCLQALTIVYGKCCNEIGPFTDTKYIMGMLDRSTDKLERDRLILFLNKLILNKKNVKEVIDSNGVRILVDLLTLAHLHTSRATIPLQSNVIEAGADMKRESEKEWYFGNADKERRGPFSFEEMQEFWNTGVLMAKTRCWAQGMDSWRPLHAIPQLKWCLLASGQAVMNETDLATLILNMLITMCSYYPSRDQDNAIIRPLPKIKRMISDNTCLPHIVQLLLTFDPILVEKVANVLYLVMQDNPNLQRLYLTGIFFFIMMYTGSNVLPVARFLKYTHLKQAFKSDEAKGTDIVQRSVLGPVLPEAMVCYLENYEAERFSEIFLGEFDTPEAIWSSEMRRMMIEKIAAHLADFSPRLYSNTRALYQYCPIPVVSFPQLDNELFCNIYYLRHLCDANRFPNWPIREPVKLLKDALEAWKREVEKKPPSMSVDDAYEVLILPKGQGQHEESKIRKAYFRLAQKYHPDKNPEGREMFEKVNKAYEFLCTKSARIIDGPDPENIILILKAQSILFNRHKQELEPYKYAGYPMLIKTITMETGDEQLFSKSSPLLPAAIELAFHTVNCSALNAEELRREHGIEILLDALSRCVAVLTASSKTDDMAVQVCGQVCKCYSVAAQFEECREKIIELPNIIRDLCHILYYGKGLQRTAALSVQCVSSFAVDYFLQTHLYHAGVLWHLLVHLFNYDYTLEESGVATSQDTNQQEVANSLAKLSLVALSRLGGYAPTHPPPGDGGVVETNRVEGQPPENPTIRKSLAAMLTPYISRRLGSGAPAEVLKLLNSNSENPYLIWNNGTRAELLEFLEAQQEANIRRGDNDKSFGSEFVFSDHGKELILGEVFVRVYNEQPAYPLEYPKAFAASLLDYVGSQAQYLTTLLAMSQSNKVESQQHAERLHWAEMALEALRNVIKNNPGSETKCIGNFKLLFSLLRVHGAGKVQQIALEVVNTVTSNQECVANIAESLVLSNLLVLLHSLPSSRQLVLETLYALTSNTKIVKEAMAKGALIYLLDLFCNSTHPQVRSQTAELFSKMTSDKLVGPKVRLTLMRFLPGVFMDAMRDNAEAAVHIFEGTHENPELIWNDSSRETVSTTVREVMLEHFKQQKDNPDVSWRLPEEFTVAYGDGQGELAVGGVFLRIFIAQPGWVLRKPREFLVSLLETITELFETNNPNGEALETVTTAAVCLFSTQTQLCDQVPPLGHLHRILAALTHKNNAVPKSSIRLIHVLSDNEQCVRSMASLETIGPLMSGMKMRADMAGLACEALNRMFQREQTDLVSQALRVELVPYLLLLLEGIGLETLDNPSATKAQIVKALKSMTRSLHYGEQVNEILNRSTVWSAFKDQKHDLFISESQTAGYITGPGVAGYLTAGTGSTVLSSIPPPVDNDIGDSG from the exons CGCTACAACTGTTACAAGCACCACTGGAGCGACACACGGAAATCAGTGAGCCTGGAGGTGACCCCGGGCGGAATCGACCAGATTGACCCCCAGACCAACCGGGTTGTGTGCTCCTACGACTACCGCTCCTTGGAGTGCTTTGCAGAGCTCAACGACTACCAGGGGGGCTTCTGCATCCTCTATGGGGGCTTCAGCCGCCTG CACCTGTTTGCGTCAGAGCATCGGGACGAGATCCTCAAAAGCGCCATTGAGCACGCGGCTAACTTCATCGGCATCACTCTGCGGCTGCGTAAGGACCCGCTTACCTTCGAGGACTTTGTGACGGACCGGCTTGGGAAGTACGGCTCAGACGAGTGCATCACCTCCCTGGCAGAGTTCGTGGTGCAGAAGGTCTCCCCGCGCCACTCG GagcccatcaagaggatcctgtGCCTGACAGAGACATGTCTGGTGGAGAGAGACCCAGCCTCCTACAACATAGTCACCATCAAGCCCTTTGGAGAG gtgtttGCTCTCATCTGCGATGCAGAGAACCCCCAGGTGTTCACCATAGAGTTCATCAGAGGCCAGATCAGGAAGTACTGCTCTACAGACAG GGACTCCCTAATGGCCAGCCTGCTGGACGGGGTGCGTGCGTCGGGGAATAGGGACGTGTGTGTGAAGATGGCCCCCACCCAGCGGGGCCAGCGCTGGGGCCTAATGAGCATGCCCGTGGACGAGGAAGTGGAAAGCCTGCACCTCAAATTTCTGGCAGCGCCCCCTA ATGGAAGCTTTGCAGACGCAGTGTTCAGATTCAACGCTAACGTATCCTACAGCGGTGTGCTGCATGCAGTCACCCAAGAC GGTCTTTTTTCAGAGAACAAGGAGAAGCTGATCAGTAACGCCATCTTGGCCCTGCTGTCCCAGGAGTGTGAGCTGCCGGGCCTCAACGCCGAGCTGGAGAGTCACTTTCACGCCATCCGACGCCTCGTAGCCTCCAAGGCAGGTTTCCAGGCCTTCACACAGCTGCCCAA GTCTGGTCAAGGGTCTGGATTCACAGATGGAAC gTTCCGGGAGAAGTTGGGGGTGAAAACGGTGAAAGCTCTGAAGAGGAACAACAACGGAGTGACACACGCCGCCATAGACATGCTCTGTGCTCTTATGTGT CCGATGCATGATGACTACGACCTGCGTCAGGAGCAACTGAACAAGGCGTCACTGATGTCTTCCAAGAAATTCCTGGAGAACCTTCTAGAGAAGTTTGTCAGCAACGTG gAACACGGCACAGGGGCACTGGTGATCAGCTCGCTGCTAGACTTCCTGACCTTTGCCCTGTGCGCCCCCTACAGCGAGACCAGCGAGGGTCAGCAGTTTGATATGCTGCTAGAGATGGTGGCCTCCAACGGACGCAGCCTCTTCAAAATCTTCCAG cACCCCTCTATGGCCATTGTGAAGGGAGCAGGCCTGGTCATGAAGGCCATCATTGAG GAGGGGGATAAGGAGATAGCCACTAAGATGCAGGAGCTGGCTCTGAGTGAGGGGGCACTGCCCAGACACCTACACACCTCCATGTTCACCGTCAGCTCAGACCAGAGGATGCTCACCAACAG GCAGCTAAGTCGTCACCTTGTGGGCCTGTGGACTGCAGAGAACCCCATTGCCATGAACCTCCTCAAGAGAATACTG ccgaCGGGGCTGCTGGCATACCTGGACAGCCTTGATCCCGTTCCGGAGAAAGATGTGGACAGGATGCACATCCGAGACAACGTCAAGATCGCCACG GACCAGTTTGGTCGGCAAAAGGTGCCTGACTGGCAGCGGGTGGCGGGCAAAGCAGCCAAAGAGGTAGAGAAGTTTGCCAAGGAGAAGGCTGACATTGTGCTGATGCACTGGAGGGACAAGATGGGCATTGCccagaaggag CAGGACAGAAATAACCTG AACCCCAACCAAAAGCCTGTCAttctgaggaagaggagacagaggatcaAGATTGAAGCCAATTGGGAGCTCTTCTACTACAG GTTCCAGTTGGACCACGCACGGCCCAACCTCATCTGGAACCTGAAGACACGGGAGGAGCTGCGGGATGCTCTGGAGGGAGAAATGAGGGCCTTTGGTGTAGACCGCGAGCTGGGCAACACTAGCGTCATTTCCTGGAACCACCAGGAGTTTGAG gtcaAGTACGAGTGCCTTTCGGATGAGATCAAGATTGGTGATTATTACCTGCGTCTGCTGCTGGAAGAGGATCAGACGGACGAGTCGGGGTCCATCAAGAGATC GTATGAGTTCTTCAATGAGCTCTACCACCGTTTCCTGCTCACACCCAAAGTCACCATGAAGTGCCTGTGCCTACAGGCCCTCACTATCGTCTATGGGAAGTGCTGCAATGAGATTGGCCCCTTCACTGACACCAAGTACATCATGGGCATGCTGGACCGG TCTACAGACAAACTGGAACGAGACAGACTGATCCTTTTCCTTAACAAACTCATTCTCAACAAGAAAAATGTGAAGGAGGTGATTGACTCCAATGGAGTTCGCATCCTAGTGGACCTGCTCACCCTGGCCCACCTACACACCAGCCGAGCCACCATCCCACTACAG AGCAATGTGATCGAGGCCGGGGCGGACAtgaagagggagagcgagaaggagTGGTACTTTGGGAACGCGGACAAAGAGAGGAGGGGCCCCTTTAGCTTCGAAGAG ATGCAGGAATTCTGGAACACAGGAGTGCTGATGGCCAAGACGCGGTGCTGGGCCCAGGGCATGGACAGCTGGCGCCCCCTGCATGCCATCCCCCAGCTCAAGTGGTGCCTGCTAGCCAGCGGGCAGGCAGTGATGAACGAAACAGACCTGGCCACGCTCATCCTCAACATGCTCATCACCATGTGCTCCTACTACCCCAGCAG GGACCAGGACAATGCCATTATTCGTCCCTTACCCAAGATCAAGAGAATGATCAGTGACAACACCTGCCTCCCTCACATTGTCCAG CTGCTGCTGACCTTTGACCCCATCCTGGTAGAGAAGGTGGCCAACGTGCTGTACCTGGTGATGCAGGACAACCCCAACCTGCAACGCCTCTACCTCACCGGCATCTTCTTCTTCATCATGATGTACACCGGCTCCAATGTGCTGCCTGTGGCCAG GTTCCTGAAGTACACTCACCTGAAGCAGGCCTTTAAGTCAGACGAGGCCAAAGGTACAGACATCGTGCAGCGCAGTGTTCTGGGGCCGGTCCTGCCCGAGGCCATGGTGTGTTACCTGGAAAACTACGAGGCAGAACGCTTTTCCGAGATCTTCCTTGGAGAGTTTGACACGCCAGAGGCCATCTGGAGCAGTGAGATGAG GCGGATGATGATAGAGAAAATTGCGGCCCATCTGGCCGACTTCAGCCCACGGCTGTACAGCAACACGCGGGCCCTCTACCAGTACTGCCCCATCCCCGTGGTCAGCTTCCCCCAGCTGGACAACGAGCTCTTCTGCAACATCTATTACCTCCGGCACCTGTGTGACGCCAACCGCTTCCCGAACTGGCCCATCCGAGAGCCC GTGAAGCTGCTGAAGGATGCCCTGGAGGCCTGGAAGAGGGAAGTGGAGAAGAagcctccctccatgtctgtagATGATGCCTACGAAGTCCTCATCCTGCCCAAGGGTCAGGGACA GCATGAGGAGAGTAAGATCAGGAAGGCCTACTTCAGACTGGCACAGAAGTACCATCCGGACAAGAACCCAGAGGGCAGG GAAATGTTTGAGAAGGTGAACAAGGCCTATGAGTTCCTGTGCACCAAGTCGGCCCGCATTATTGATGGCCCCGACCCTGAGAACATCATCCTCATCCTCAAAGCCCAGAGTATCCTCTTCAACAGACACAAACAAG AACTGGAACCTTACAAGTACGCCGGCTACCCAATGCTCATCAAGACCATCACCATGGAGACGGGTGACGAGCAGCTGTTCTCCAAGAGCTCCCCCCTGCTCCCAGCTGCAATCGAGCTGGCCTTCCACACGGTCAACTGCTCTGCCCTCAACGCTGAGGAACTACGCAGAGAACACGGCATTGAG ATTCTGTTGGACGCCCTATCCCGGTGTGTCGCTGTTTTAACCGCTTCCAGCAAGACTGATGACATGGCTGTTCAA GTGTGTGGCCAGGTGTGTAAGTGCTACAGTGTAGCGGCTCAGTTTGAGGAGTGCCGGGAGAAGATCATCGAGCTGCCCAACATCATCAGGGATCTGTGTCACATACTCTACTATGGGAAG ggtctccAGCGGACAGCGGCACTGTCCGTGCAGTGCGTCAGCTCCTTCGCCGTGGACTACTTCCTGCAGACGCACCTGTACCATGCCGGCGTGCTCTGGCACCTCCTGGTGCATCTGTTCAACTATGACTACACGCTGGAGGAGAGCGGCGTGGCCACCAGCCAGGACACCAACCAGCAGGAGGTGGCCAACAGCCTGGCCAAGCTCAGCCTGGTGGCCCTCAGTCGTCTGGGGGGCTACGCCCCGACACACCCACCCCCTGGAGATGGAGGTGTAGTGGAGACTAACAGGGTGGAGGGGCAACCCCCGGAGAACCCTACAATTCGTAAGAGCCTGGCGGCCATGCTCACACCCTATATATCGAGGAGGTTAGGGTCGGGGGCACCAGCAGAG GTATTGAAGCTGCTGAACAGCAACTCAGAGAACCCTTACCTTATCTGGAACAACGGGACCCGGGCCGAGCTTCTGGAGTTCCTAGAGGCCCAGCAAGAGGCCAACATCAGGAGG GGGGATAACGATAAGAGCTTTGGCTCAGAGTTTGTGTTCAGTGACCATGGTAAAGAGCTTATCCTGGGCGAGGTCTTTGTCCGCGTCTACAACGAGCAGCCTGCCTATCCTCTAGAG TACCCCAAGGCATTTGCGGCCAGCCTGCTGGACTATGTGGGCTCCCAGGCCCAGTACCTCACCACCCTGCTGGCCATGTCCCAGAGCAACAAAGTGGAGTCCCAGCAGCACGCAGAGAGGCTCCACTGGGCTGAGATGGCCCTGGAGGCCTTGCGCAACGTCATTAAGAACAACCCAG GTTCGGAGACCAAGTGCATCGGCAATTTCAAGCTGCTCTTCTCCTTGTTACGTGTTCACGGGGCTGGGAAGGTGCAGCAAATAGCTTTGGAG GTTGTGAACACGGTCACCTCCAACCAGGAATGTGTGGCCAACATCGCTGAGTCCCTGGTGCTGTCCAACCTACTGGTGCTGCTGCACTCCTTGCCTTCCA GCCGGCAGCTTGTACTGGAAACCTTGTACGCCTTGACCTCCAACACAAAGATAGTCAAAGAAGCTATGGCTAAGG GTGCATTGATCTACCTACTGGACCTCTTCTGTAACTCCACCCACCCCCAGGTGCGCTCCCAGACGGCCGAGCTCTTCTCCAAGATGACCTCAGACAAGCTGGTTGGGCCAAAG gtgCGTCTGACTCTGATGCGTTTCCTGCCCGGCGTGTTCATGGACGCTATGCGGGACAACGCGGAGGCGGCGGTGCACATCTTTGAGGGGACACATGAGAACCCCGAGCTCATCTGGAACGACAGCTCTCGGGAGACCGTCTCCACTACCGTCCGGGAGGTGATGCTCGA GCACTTTAAGCAGCAAAAGGATAATCCTGATGTTAGCTGGAGA CTGCCAGAGGAGTTCACGGTGGCGTACGGGGACGGGCAGGGTGAGCTGGCGGTGGGTGGAGTCTTCCTGCGTATCTTCATCGCTCAGCCGGGCTGGGTGCTTCGCAAACCCCGGGAGTTTCTAGTGTCCCTCCTGGAGACTATTACTGAGCTATTTGAGACTAACAATCCCAAT GGTGAGGCCCTGGAGACAGTTACCACAGCGGCAGTGTGTTTGTTCAGCACCCAGACACAGCTGTGTGATCAGGTCCCTCCCCTGGGACACCTGCACCGCATCCTGGCAGCACTGACCCACAAGAATAATGCCGTGCCCAAGAGCTCTATCCGCCTCATCCACGTGCTCTCAGATAATGAG CAATGTGTGCGCTCTATGGCGTCTCTGGAGACCATCGGTCCGCTGATGAGTGGGATGAAGATGAGGGCGGACATGGCAGGACTGGCCTGTGAGGCGCTGAACCGCATGTtccagagagagcagacagacctcGTGTCTCAG gccCTCCGAGTGGAGTTGGTGCCGTACCTCCTGCTGCTATTGGAAGGAATTGGACTGGAGACCTTAGACAACCCCTCGGCCACCAAGGCTCAGATCGTCAAGGCTCTCAAGTCCATGACACGCAGTCTGCACTATGGAGAACAG GTGAATGAAATCCTGAATCGGTCCACTGTGTGGAGTGCCTTCAAAGACCAGAAGCATGACCTGTTCATCTCAGAGTCCCAGACTGCAGGGTACATCACAG GTCCAGGAGTCGCTGGCTACCTTACAGCAGGAACCGGCTCCACAGTGCTGTCCAGCATTCCTCCCCCTGTGGACAATGACATTGGAGACTCAGGCTGA